In the Sandaracinus amylolyticus genome, GAAGAGCCGCTGCAGGCAGGCCTCGCGCGTCTCGACCGCGCTGCGGTTGAGGTCGACGAGCAGCCGCGTGCGCTCGTCGTCGGACAGCAGCGAGAGCGAGCGGACCCTGCGCTCGGGCTCGCGCGCGATCGTCGCGAGCAGCGTCTCGAGCGACGCGATCCCCTGCGGGCAGACCGCTCCGTCGCGCACCACGCCGACGCGCCCATCGTCCGAGACGTGCAGCGTGAGCAGCGCGCCGCGCGCATCGAGCGTCTCGGGCAGCTGCGCGTGCCGCACGATCACGACCGCATCGCGCTCCGAGCGCGTTCGAGCCCGCAGATCCCGCGCGAACGTGCCCTCGTCGCGCATCGCCGCGAGCTCGCTCTGCACCTGCCCTAGGGCGCTCGCGACCGTCGTCTCGTCGTCGATCACGACGCGCAGCGGGATCACGTCGGCGAACCACCCCTCGACGCCGCGCACTCGCTCCGCGAGCGCCGCGTCGGTCCAGCCGATCCGCGTCGCGTCGAGATCTCCGATGCGCGCCAGCGCGACCGCGAGCGATGCCGCGACGGCATCTCCATCACCGCTCGTCGCGAGCATCCTCGGCGCCGGATGCTGCGCGTCGCTCGCCTGCGGCAGCACCGGCGCCGGCGCGCGCAGCCGCGCCGCCCACCACCGCTCGTGCCCGCACAGCTCGCGGTGCATCGCGCTCAGCCGATCGCTGGTCGCCGCATCGAGCGACTCGAGGCACGCGCCGGCCGCGATCGTGATCGGCCCGCCGTCCGCGTCCGCGATCGACGTGATCGCGATCGCGCCATCCCCACACGCGACCACGACGCCGTCCTCACCGACCTCGAGCACCTCCCCGGGGCGCGCGCCGCCGCGCTCCACCACCTTCGCCGCGCGCACCAGCAGCACGCGATCGCCGAGCCGCGTCTTCGCGATCGCGAGCGGGTTCTCGTAGCTCCCGAAGTCGAGCGCGCGCACCAGCGCGAGCACTTCGCGCGCAGGGCGCGACCAATCGATCGTCGCGACGGCAGCCGGCCGATCGTGCCGTGCGAAGTAGGTGCGCCGCGACAGATCCTGCGCGCGGGGTGCGAGCGTTCCGTCTTCGATCGCGCCGAGCATCTCGCGGAACGTGTCGATGCCTGCCGCGAAGCACTTCGCGTCGAGCGTGAACGCGGTCTCGTCCTCCGCGATCTCGATCTCGCGCTGCGCGCAGATGCGCCCTTCGTCGACACCGCCTTCGATGAGGTGCCACGTCACGCCGTGCGTGCGCTCGCCCGCGATCAGCGCCCAGCTCGTCGCGTGCAGCCCCGCGTAGCGAGGCAGCGGGCCGTCGTGGAAGTTGATCGCGCCGTGCTTCGCCTTCGCGAGGACGTCGTCCGGCACGATGCGCAGGTTCGCCGCGCTGAGGATCCAGTCGACCTCGATCGACTCGAGCCGCGACGCGAGATCACGCCCCGGCGCGACGACCCGCAGCGCGCGCTGCTCGGCCCACGCGCGCACGTCCGGCGCGTCGGTCACGAGCGCGGGGATCGTGTGCCCGCGCGCGAGGAGCATCTCGCCGCATTGAACGGTGAGTGACTGCGCTCCGAGGACGAGGAACGCGAGCGGACGTCGTTCGTGCATGGCCCGCGTGAGCTACGAACACACGCGGGCGAAGTGGTGCGCTCACTCACTCACCCGCCATCGAGGGCGCGTACCTGCCGCCGCGATGACCCGCACCGACGAGCTGTCCCGCCGTCTGATCGCCGCGTCGCGCGACGAGCTCTACGACGTCTATCGTCGCTTCGAGTGGACCGATCGGCTCGACCGCGATCGGTACGCGATGCCACCGGAGCTCCTCACGCTCCACGGCACGCCGATCTGGGGTGATCTGAGCGACGAGCAGCGCCATCGCCTCTCGATCGCGGAGACCGCGAACCTCTTCGCGAACACGCTGCACGGAGAGCAGGCGCTGGTCGCCGGGCTCAGCGAGCGCCTCTACGGCGCGAAGCTGAGCGACGAGATCACCGACTACCTCCATCACTTCCTCGACGAAGAGAACAAGCACATGGTGATGTTCGGCGTCTTCTGTCGGAAGTACGTCGGCCGCGTGTACCCCGATCGCAGCGTCGCGTTCCCGAAGATGCTCGCGCCCGGCGAGGACGAGATCGGCTTCTACGCGATGGCGATGGTCGTCGAGGACTTCGGCGACTTCTACAACGTGCGGACCATGAAGGACGATCGCTGCGACGCGCTGGTGCGCGAGATCTCGCTGCAGCACCACATGGACGAGTCGCGCCACCTGGCGTTCGATCGCGCGTACCTCGGCGAGCTGACCGAGCGCTGGCTGCCCCAGTGGGACGAGGCCCAGCGCGCGAAGTTCGCGGCGTGGCTGCGCGGCTTCATGGAGGCCAACTGGTCTCTCTACTACAACCCGAGCGCGTACAAGGACGCGGGGATCGACGAGCCCTACGTCGCGCGCAACCTCGCGATGGCGCACCCCGCGCAGGTCGCGCACCGCACGCGCGTGTCCGCGAAGCTCGTGCGCTTCTTCGAGAAGATCGGACTGCTCCCGGCTACGGCGGAACCGGACGCAGCCTGAGCTCGATCGTCGTCGTGCCCGAGGGCAGATCGACCTCGAGGTCGTGCGGGAAATAGCCGTCCGCGGTGATCGTGAAGCGACGCGTCCCGGGGCGCGTCTCGAACGGCCGCGCATCGAGCACGCGCCCGGTGCCGAGGAAGCGCTCGTCGGTGTACACGCGCGCGGTGTCCGGCGTGACCACGAAGCGCGCGCGCGCCGGCGCAGCGCCGCGCTGCGCACCGCCGCACCCTGCGATCCCGATCACGAGCGCGAGCGCGAACGATCTCATCGCGACCACGGCAGTCCCCTCTCGCTGCTCACCTCGCGCAGCGCCGCGAGCGGCACCGCGACCTCGACCACCGCGCCACCATCGGCGAGCGCGCGCACCCGCGTCACCTCGGCGCGCGCGTCGATCACCCGATGCACCTCGGCCGCGACCGTCGGCGCTGCCGACACCCGCGCCAGCGCGTCGTCCGCCCACGCGTGGATCGCCGCCTTCGCGCGCTCCTCACCACGCGATCGCGCCGCAGCGCGCCGCGCGCTCAGCCGACCGAGCCGCTCGTCGGGCAGCCCGAGCCCGGCCGCGACCACGCGATCGTCGGCGATCGCCGGCGCGACGTCGCTCCACGGCGCCTCGAACGCGGCTGGCAGCGACTGCGCCGCTGCCGATGCCGACGCACCGACCATCAGCATCGCGACGATCGCGACGCCTCGCCTCATTCCCACTCGATCGTGGCGGGCGGCTTGCTCGACACGTCGTAGACCACGCGATTGATCCCGCGCACCTCGTTGATGATGCGCGAGCTGACCTTCGCGAGGAACTCGTAGGGCAGTCGCGCCCAGTCCGCGGTCATGCCGTCCTTCGACGTCACCGCGCGCAGCGCGAGCACGTTCTCGTAGGTGCGTCCGTCGCCCATCACGCCGACGCTGCGCACCGGCAGGATCACGCTGAACGCCTGCCACACCTGCTCGTAGAGCTCCGACGCGCGCAGCTCCTCGATGAAGATCGCGTCCGCCTCGCGCAGCACGTCGAGCTTCTCTTGCGTGATCTCGCCGAGGCAGCGGATCGCGAGGCCGGGCCCGGGGAACGGATGACGCCACAGCACGTGGTGCGGCATGCCGAGCGACGCGCCGACCTCGCGCACCTCGTCCTTGAAGAGCTCGCGCAGCGGCTCGCAGAGCTTGAGGTTCATGCGCTCGGGCAGACCACCGACGTTGTGGTGCGTCTTGATCGTCGCGCTCGGGCCCTTGAACGACACGCTCTCGATCACGTCGGGGTAGAGCGTGCCCTGCACCAGGTGCGTCGCGCCCTTCACCTTCGCAGCCTCGCGCTCGAAGACCTCGATGAACACGCGCCCGATGATCTTGCGCTTCTGCTCGGGGTCCTCGACGCCGTGCAGCGCGTCCATGAAGAGCTTGCTCGCGTCGACGTGCACGAGGTTGAGGCGCCCCTCGCCGTGATCGCCGATCGCGACCTGCTCCTTGAACATCTTCACGACCTCGGCGGCCTCGTTCTTCCGGAGCACGCCGTTGTCGACGAAGATGCAGGTCAGGCGATCGCCGATCGCGCGCGACACGAGCACTGCCGCGACCGACGAGTCCACGCCGCCCGAGAGCCCGCAGATCGCGTGCGCGTCGGGCCCGATCTGCGCGCGGATCTTCTCGACCGCCTCCTCGACGAACGAGCCCGGCGTCCAGTCGGGCGGGAGCTTCGCGACGTCAAACAGGAACGCGCGCAGCATCTCCACGCCGCGCGGCGTGTGCACGACCTCGGGGTGGAACTGCACGCCGAAGATGCGGCGCGAGAGGTTGCCCGCCGCCGCGAAGGGCGCGTTCGGCGTGCTCGCGAGCGTCTCGAACCCGGGCGGCAGCGCGTGCACGCGATCGCCGTGGCTCATCCACACGTCGACGTGCTCGCCGCGCTGGAAGCCCTCGAGCAGTCCCTCGGCCTTGCGCACCTCGATGCGCGCCGGGCCGTACTCGCGCTCGGCCGCCTTCTCCACGCCGCCGCCGAGCAGGTGACAGAAGAGCTGCATCCCGTAGCAGATGCCGAGCACCGGCACGCCGAGCTCGAACACACCGCGATCGACGCTCGGCGCGCCTTCCTCGAACACGCTCGACGGACCGCCGCTCAGGATCACCGCGCGCGGCTCCATCGCGCGGATCTGCGCGAGCGGGATCGTGCACGGATGGATCTCGCAGTAGACGCGCTGCTCGCGGACGCGCCGCGCGATGAGCTGGGTGTACTGCGAGCCGAAGTCGAGGATGAGGACGAGCGAGCGGTCCATGATGGGCCGCGGGCATACCACGCGACGCAAGTACGATCGACGCGGGCTGCTGAGTCCTCGCCGGAGTGCTCGTCCCGCCGGTCCCGGACGGGAGCGCGCGAAGCGCGCGGACGGTAGGGCCGGCGGGCCAGCCGATTTTTCGCGAGCCTCTCAGCGCACGCGCCGGCGGCGCGCCATCAGGGCCAGCCCGAGCGCGATTCCTGCGGCGATCGCGCGGTTTTCTCCACCGCGCGAGGCGACCCCGCACCCACACCCCGACACCGTCTCGCGCCCTCGGGCCACGCCCGCGTCGGCGCCGATCGCGGCGTCCGTCTCGATGATCCCACCGGCGTCCGGCGCGCCCACCGGCCGCACCTCGATCGCGTCGGCGACGATTGCGATCATCTCGCTCACCGGCTCGCCGCTGTCGTCGTCGACCCGCACCTCGTAGTCCACGCCCGGCTCGAACCCGAAGACGCCGAGCGACTGCAGCGCGCCCGCGGTCTGATCGACGATCACCTCGCGCGGCCCTTCGCGCGAGGTGATGGTGTAGGGGGCGACCCGGCTCTCGGCGTACGCCGCGTCGAGGTGCGCGAAGAGCTCGTACTCGCCGCCCGCCTCGAAGCGCAGTGTCCACGTCGCGTAGTTGGCAGGTGCGGTGTCGTCGGTCGCGTTCGTCCAGCGCAGCGATCCGCCGTAGCCCGCGTCGGTCGCGGTGCGCCAGTAGCGACGATCACCGCCGAGCGTCGTGCACGCGTCGAGGTCGTCGATCACGCGCCCTCCCGCGCCGATCACCTCGCACGGCGGGGCCATCCCCATGCCCCAGAAGTCCGCGCCCATCTCGTCCCACACGCGACGCAGCGCCTCGTCGTAGTGCATCGAGCGCGTCTCGTAGACCGAGCAACCGGTGGGTGTGCAGCCGTTGTAGTAGTGGGTGACGGTCTGGATCCACGCGGTGTGTCCCGCGCCCCCGACCACCACCGAGTCCATCCACGCGATCGCCTGCTCGCGGGTGTCGACTCCGTCGACGTAGACCGAGCGGATCACCATCGTGACGACGAAGTCGATCGCCGCCTCGACGTTCCCGGCGATCGACAGGATGCGCTCGCCCTCGCGCGCCAGCGTCTGCTCGTGCG is a window encoding:
- a CDS encoding diiron oxygenase; translated protein: MTRTDELSRRLIAASRDELYDVYRRFEWTDRLDRDRYAMPPELLTLHGTPIWGDLSDEQRHRLSIAETANLFANTLHGEQALVAGLSERLYGAKLSDEITDYLHHFLDEENKHMVMFGVFCRKYVGRVYPDRSVAFPKMLAPGEDEIGFYAMAMVVEDFGDFYNVRTMKDDRCDALVREISLQHHMDESRHLAFDRAYLGELTERWLPQWDEAQRAKFAAWLRGFMEANWSLYYNPSAYKDAGIDEPYVARNLAMAHPAQVAHRTRVSAKLVRFFEKIGLLPATAEPDAA
- the guaA gene encoding glutamine-hydrolyzing GMP synthase yields the protein MDRSLVLILDFGSQYTQLIARRVREQRVYCEIHPCTIPLAQIRAMEPRAVILSGGPSSVFEEGAPSVDRGVFELGVPVLGICYGMQLFCHLLGGGVEKAAEREYGPARIEVRKAEGLLEGFQRGEHVDVWMSHGDRVHALPPGFETLASTPNAPFAAAGNLSRRIFGVQFHPEVVHTPRGVEMLRAFLFDVAKLPPDWTPGSFVEEAVEKIRAQIGPDAHAICGLSGGVDSSVAAVLVSRAIGDRLTCIFVDNGVLRKNEAAEVVKMFKEQVAIGDHGEGRLNLVHVDASKLFMDALHGVEDPEQKRKIIGRVFIEVFEREAAKVKGATHLVQGTLYPDVIESVSFKGPSATIKTHHNVGGLPERMNLKLCEPLRELFKDEVREVGASLGMPHHVLWRHPFPGPGLAIRCLGEITQEKLDVLREADAIFIEELRASELYEQVWQAFSVILPVRSVGVMGDGRTYENVLALRAVTSKDGMTADWARLPYEFLAKVSSRIINEVRGINRVVYDVSSKPPATIEWE
- a CDS encoding MYXO-CTERM sorting domain-containing protein, whose amino-acid sequence is MTRARSSVVVAALVLASCAQSPGREVGVIESTLTAEERRVRLTQIRDAAAAAGLDNGVLLAGIAQAETGLAHCWSEATWACQGPVSADCGGGPVIAGAGDGPCEDLQGGLGMFQFDAGTHEQTLAREGERILSIAGNVEAAIDFVVTMVIRSVYVDGVDTREQAIAWMDSVVVGGAGHTAWIQTVTHYYNGCTPTGCSVYETRSMHYDEALRRVWDEMGADFWGMGMAPPCEVIGAGGRVIDDLDACTTLGGDRRYWRTATDAGYGGSLRWTNATDDTAPANYATWTLRFEAGGEYELFAHLDAAYAESRVAPYTITSREGPREVIVDQTAGALQSLGVFGFEPGVDYEVRVDDDSGEPVSEMIAIVADAIEVRPVGAPDAGGIIETDAAIGADAGVARGRETVSGCGCGVASRGGENRAIAAGIALGLALMARRRRVR